The genomic region GAGACGTTCTTCCCGGTCGAGGTGATGATCATTTCCTTCTTGCGGTCGGTGAGCCACAGGTAGCCGTCGTCGTCGATCCGGCCGATGTCCCCGGTCGGGAACCACCCGTCCGCGTCGAGCGCCCGGTCCACGGTGCCGTCGGCGCGCAGGTACCCGGAGAACACCGTCTCGCCCCGGACCAGGATCTCGCCGTCCTCCGCGATCCTCAGCTCCAGCCCGTGCAGCGGCCTGCCGACCGAGCCGAGGCGGAACCCGGACGGGCTGTTGGTGGTGAACACACCGACCGTCTCGGTGAGTCCCCAGGCGTCCATGACGACGATGCCGAAGCCGGCCCAGAAGCGCACCACGTCCAGCGGCATGGGCGCGGAGGCGCTGGCCGTCCACACCAGTCGCTCGAAGCCCGCGAGGGAGAGCACCGGATCGAGGACCTTCTCCTTGGCGTGCCGGTAGGCGGTCTCCAGCTCAGCGGGTGGCTGTTCGCCCCGCTCGCGGAAGGCCACGTGCTCGCGGGCGGTCTCCCCCGCCGCCTCGATCGCGGCCCGCTGCTCCTCGGGCAGGGTGGCGAGCGCGGCCCTGACGGAAGCGGCGAGCTTCTCCCACACCCGGGGCACGCCGAAGAACTGGGCGGGGTGCAGGGCGCGCGCGGTGGCCGCGACGGCCGCGGCGTCGGCGCAGAGATGGACGTGCGAGGCCCGGAAGACCGGCAGGTAGATGCCCAGCATCCGCTCGGCGATGTGGGCGAAGGGGAGGTAGCAGATGTGCGCGACGTGGTCCGGCAGTTCCACCACCCGGTCCAGGGCCAGCGCGTTGACGACCACGCTGCGGTGGGTGATGGGCACGGCCTTCGGGTCTCCGGTGGTGCCCGAGGTGTAGACGACCGTGAGGGGGTCGTCGGCGGCGGAGGCCTGCCAGGCCGCCTCGAACTCCTCGGCGTCGTAGGCCTGTTGCCCTGCCTCGTACAAGGAGGCGTACGTCCGGCCACCGGCGCCCTCCGGTTCCACGACGAGGAGCGCCTCCAGGGGGACGGTGGCGTCCGCGAGGAGGGGCTCCCAGCGTGCGCGCTCCCGCGCCCCCTCGACGACCGCCAGCCGGGCGCCGCTGTGCCGGGCGATGTGCGCGATCTGTTCGGGGGCGGCGGTGCCGTACACGGTGACCGGTACCGCGCCGAGGTGGGTGAGGGCCAGGTCGCTGAGCCAGTGTTCGGGGCGGTTGCCCATCATCATCAGGACCTGCTCGCCGCGCCGGACGCCCCGGGCCGTGTATCCGGCGGCGAGCACCGCGGTCTCGCGGCGCACCTCCCGCCAGGTCAGGGTGGTCCATCCGTCGGTGCTGTCCGGGCTCCGCCAGGAGAGGGCGGGCAGGTCCCCGTGGTCCTCGGCGTTACGCGCCAGCAGGGCCGGGAGGGTGAGCCGGTCGGTCTCGGTGGGAACTCGCAGGATCGTGGTCACGGCCGTCTCCTGTTGCCGTCGGCCGGACCGCACGGGTCCGCACCGGAGGGAATGACGCGCTTCGATGGTGCCGGAGACTTTCACACGACCGGTGAGACAGCAATAGTGTTGCACCTGATTGGTACAACGCCGCCGTCGCGGCACCCGCGCGGGCGTCAACACACCGGGGCGCCCACCGGAGTTCCGGCGGGCGCCCCGGCGCGGGTCCGCGAGTGCCTACTCCTCACAGCTCCCGGCGAAGGTCGCGCGGGTCGCGACATCGGTGGCCGCGGCCGTGGTGTCCAGCCAGGCGACCCGCCGGCCGTCACCGAGGGACGGGGCCAGCTGGGCGCCCGAGGAGCAGGAGACCCGGCTGAAGTCGTCCAGACCGGCGAGGACGTCGGCGGTCGTGGAGACCTTGACCTTGCCGGGGCCGGTCCAGGAGCCGAGGCCGCCCCAGAGGTCGTAGGTGGAATAGGCGAAGTACTTCTCGTTGACCGAGAACTGGGCGACGTAGGTGCCCGTCGGGTACCGCAGCTTCGCGGCCGCGGACAGGTCGTCGGCCGGTGCCGACACGAAGTTGGTGTTGGGGAGCAGGCCGCCGGTCTCGCGCCAGTAGATCCGGTCGGAGGTCAGCTGGATGTCGGAGACGGAGTTGAGGAGCCAGCCACCGATCCGCTTGCTCTGCGTGGTGCCCGACCTGATGTCGTAGAGGTACACGTAGCCGCCGCTGCCCGTCCACGCGATCCGGCCGTGCTTCATCGCGAGCCGGGAGGCCGTGGTGCCGGCCTCGGGGGTCACCTCGACCGTGGTGCCGTCGGCCTTGCGGAGCAGGACGTCCTGCTCGCCGTCGGGTGTGGTGGAGATGTACGCGAGCGCGCCGTCGTCGGTGACCGGCTCGGTCTCGTCGGCGCCGGGCAGGTCGACGAGCTTCCTGATCCCGCCCTGGCCCTTGTCGCCGGACCGGTAGACGCCGACGCCGTCGGCGGCGACGCGGGTGAAGACGATGCGGTCGTCGTCGAGGGACGGGTCGAGCAGATGGGCGTCCTTCTGGGCGAGTTCACGCTGCGGCTTCTTGCCGAAGCGGCCCACCGTGATGCCGAAGGCCTCGCTGCCACGGTCCCAGGCGACGGCGTCACCGTGCGGGATCGCGTAGACGTCACCGTTGATCTGGGCGGCCTGCTCGTCGATGCCGCCGTAGACCTCGTAGGCGGGCAGGACGTCGGCGCCGATCACCGTGCCGTCGTGCGTGCCGCTCCTGCGCTCCCAGCCCTTCTCGATGCCGTGGGCGTCGAAGGCCGCTCCGATCGCCGCGAGGTCGCGCTCGGAGACATGGAGGGACTTCGCGGCGAGGGTGACGGCGTCACGCATGTCGGTGAAACCGGACAGCGGGGTGAGGTAGTTCTGCGCGGCACGGTAGACGACCTGGTCCGCGAGCTCGCTGTCGATGCTCTTGCGCATGTCCCACATCGCCCCGCCGACGATGGTGGAGTTGTGGTGCACCCCTCCGTTGTCGATGTCGAGGGTCATGGGCAGGTAGTCCTTCTGCGCGCTGCGGCCGTCGTTCAGGTCGCGCAGGGCACATTCCTCCAGCGGCACGGTGCCGTTGCAGAGGTACTCACCGATGAGGCCGGACGACGGGTCGTCCATGGCGATGCCCTTGTCGGCGGTCTCCATGGCGTTGCCGAAGTAGTCCGATATCGCCTCGTTCAGCGCACCGGACTGGTTGAGGTAGACGAGGCCCGCGGAATGCTCGGTGACTCCGTGCGTCATCTCGTGGCCGACGACGTCCAGTCCGACGGAGAGAGGGATGCCCTCCATGTGGCCGTAGACCATCTTGGAGCCGTCCCAGAAGGCGTTGGCGTAGTCCTGGCCGTTGCTGGAGACGTTGACGACGGAGTGGATCGAGCCTCCCTCACCGTCGACGCCGTCCCGGCCGAGCCGGTCACGGAGGTACTCGTAGACCTTGGTGGCGTTGAGATGGGCGTCCACCGCACCGGAGCTGGTGGCGGCGCCGTCGAAGCGGTCGGTCGCGGAGGTGCCCAGTGGGGCACGGTCACCGACGGGCCCGCCCACCAGGTCCTGGTAGTGGGCGCGTCGTGCGTCGTAGGTACGGATCTGGCCGCCGGTCCGGGGGTACATGGCGCGGGCCGAGTCGACGAGCGTGTAGGTGCCGTCCGCCTCCTTGTTGACGCCCAGCTTCGTCTCGGTGCCGTCCACGCGGACACCGGTGCCCTCGGCGGGCGAGACGTCGGCGGCGTCGATGTTGTCGTACGAGAGCGCGATGCCGCCCACCCGCGCGTCGACGTAGACCTCCTGACGCACCGGGCTGCCGTCCGCCCTGCCGCCCGTGACGGTGAAGTGCCAGGCCAGCCGGCCGCCGTCGGCGTCGGGCAGCACCGTGAGGCCCTGCGCCCTGGTCTGCCGCCCCTCGACCCCGACGAGGCCGCGGTCGAGGGAGAACATCCGCTGCTCGGCGGTGGCTTCGTCGACGAGGGGCTTCGTGGAGACCGTGAGCTCCGTGTAGAGCGTCCCGGTCGCCGAGGTGATCCGCACACCGCCGCCACCGGCCTCGGTCTGCACCGCGTACTGCGCACCGAAGACGGGTACGCCCTCGTGCTTCTGCTGGAAGCGGACGGAGGACTGCTCGCCGTCCTTCGTGGTCCGCACGGTCCTCAGATCACTCTCGGCGACCTTGTACGTGCCCTTGTACGCCTTCATGTGGGCGCGGGCCGCCTCGGCCGGCGTGCCCTTGCGGACCGTGGCGTCCAGCCCCTGGGTCAGGGCCGGGGCGACCGGGACCGGGTCCGCCGTCGCGGTGGCCGCGGCGGGCGCGGCGGGCGCCGCGCCGTCGGCCCAGGCCGGTGCCGCCAGCAGCGCCGAACCGGTGGCGGCCGCGACGACACCGGCCGCCAGCGTTCGCCGGATCCTCGTAGTTCTCACAGAACCCTCCCCATCGCACATCCATCCGTCCAAACGCACTGTTGTACGTCCCAGCCGGTTGACGGGGTAGATCCTTCGGCACACGAGGCCGGGCCAACAAGGGATGACGGCGGCGCGAAAGCGCCGTGGCGTAATTACGCCTCAGAAGTGCTCCGCCGCAACGGAGTCGGGCGATTCGAGCCAGCCGGCCCGGGCGGCGTGCCAGCCGAGCTGGAACCGGGTGGCGGCGCCGACCTCGTCCATCAGGGCCCGCAGCCGCCGCTGCACGGTGCGGTGCCCCATCCCCAGCTGACGCGCGATCGCGGCGTCGGTCAGACCGATGTGGAGGAGCGCCACGATCTCCCGGTCGACCGGTGCGAGCGCGTCCTCCCGGCCCGCGTCGGAGCCGCTCAGCCGCCACCCCTTCTCGAAGTGCTCCTCGAACAGCGAACAGAGGGCGGTGAGCAGACCGGTCCGGTGCACGACCAGCGCGACGGGCTCGGTCTCCCTCTCCGGGTTCAACGGCAGCAGGGCGACCCGCCGGTCCACGATGACGAGCTTGATCGGCAGCCGGTCCGTGACGGAGATGTGCTGGCCCAGCGCGACGCACGAGGCCAGCACCGCTGCCGTCGCCGGATGCTCCAGCCCCGCGCGTTCGACCACGCTGCGCACGGTCACTCCGCGGCGCGTCAGCTCCGCGTCCGCCTCGGCGTGATTGTCCTCGCAGGTGAGCACCTCCGGCGCGTGCCGGGTCGGGACCAGGGTGCAGACCTCGCTCACGGCCTGACGCTGCATGGTCAGCAGGCGGCGCCGGATCGCCGCCGGGCCGGTCAGCACTTCCACGGGCACCCCCGAGGCGTGCGCCTGGGCCGACCGGTGCCGTTCGGTGAGATCGCCGACGAAGGACTCGACCTGGCGCAGCGCGGCCCGCCGGGACTCCAGGAGCGATCCGAGTGCCAGCACGGGTGACGCGGCACGGTACCGGACGGCCGTGCCGTCGTCGTCCGGCCGGCCGGCGCTGGCGAGGCCGCGCTCGACGAGCGACTCGAGGGCCTGGGCCACCACGGGGCCGCTCAGCGCCCCTTCGAGGGCTGCCGGCTCGCAGTCGGGACGGTCCACGAGCAGCCGGTAGACCACGTCCTCGGCTTCCTCGAGACCGAGCAGCGTCAGGAGGGAGGAGTCCGCCGGGCCGGCCACGGGTGCGGGGATCACGGCCCCGGCACCCCGTTCCCCCGTGTCCGGCCGCCCGGGTGTCCGTGCCGCCTCGTCGCCCCGCACGTGGCCCCCTCCCCGCCGTGTCCGCGTCGGCCGTCACACTATCCGCAGGCACGGGGCTCCGACCGGCGCGCACGTGCGCGGACCCCACCCGACGGCCCCCGGGCCAGGACTGTCGCCCCCGGGGCACTTTCACAACAGTGGTGATACAGCAATACTGTTGCACCTGATCGACCCAGGCCCGGCAGGACGGGCCTGCCCGCGACAAGGAGCAGCCATGGCACCCGGGACAGACGAGCCGACGCTGACCGTCGACGAACTGGCGGCGCGCGCGGGAGTCACCGTACGCACCGTGCGCTTCTACAGCACCAGAGGTCTGCTCCCCCCTCCGGTCATCGGGCCCCGGCGCGTCGGGCACTACGGGCACGATCACCTCTCCCGGCTGGCCCTCATCGAGGAGCTCCAGCACCAGGGCATGACGCTCGCCGCCATCGAGCGCTATCTCCAGCAGCTGCCGCCCGACCTCAGCGCGCAGGACCTGGCGATCCACCGCGCCCTGGTGGCGTCGTGGGCCCCGGACGCGGCCGAGGACATGGAGCGTGCCGAGCTGGAGCGCCGGGCGGGCCGCCCGCTCAGCGAGCAGGACGTGGACCGGCTGGGGGCCATGGGCGTACTGGAGCGCCCCGGGAAGCCCGAGGCGCCCTTCCAGGTGGACCCCGGTCTGCTGCGGCTCGGGGTGGAGCTCCTGGACGTGCCGATCGCCCACGAGACGATCCTGGCGGCACGCACGGTCCTGCTGGAGCACACCCGGTCGGCCGCCCACGAACTGTCGCGGCTGTTCCGGGACGAGGTGTGGAACCCCTACCGGGAGCGGGAGTCGGACCCGGAGCACGTGAAGGCGATGAAGTCGCTCTCGGCCAACATGCAGCCGATGGTGCTCCAGGCCCTGCTGACGGCCTTCCAGCGGTCGCTGAAGGAGGAACTGCGGGCCGCGTTCACCGCGGGCGAGGAGGGGTGAACGCGGCCCGCGGGGCGGCCGTCAGTCGTGGAAGGTCTCGCCCTTCTCCGCCTTCTCCACCAGGTACGCGGAGGGCAGGAAGCGGTCTCCGTAGCGCTCGGCGAGCTGCCTGGCGCGCGCGACGAAGCCGGGCAGGCCGCCCTCGTAGCCGTTGATGTACTGGAGTACGCCACCGGTCCACGCGGGGAAGCCGATGCCCATGATGGAGCCGATGTTGGCGTCGGCGACGGTCATCAGGACGTTCTCCTCCAGGCAGCGGACGCTGTCCAGCGCCTCGGAGAAGAGCATCCGCTCCTTCATGTCCTCGAAGGGGATGTCGGCGGCGGGCTTCGTGAAGTGCTCACGCAGGCCCGGCCAGAGCGCGCCCCGCCTGCCGTCCTCGCCGTACTCGTAGAACCCGGCTCCCCCGCTGCGCCCCGGCCGTCCGAACTCGTCGACCATCCGGTCCACGACCTCGTCCGCCGGGTGCGTGGCCCAGGTGCCGCCCGCCTCCTCGACGGCGCGCCGGGTCTCGATGCGGATCTTGCGGGGCAGGGTGAGCGTCAGCTCGTCCATGAGGGAGAGCACCTTGGCCGGGTAGCCGGCCTGCGCGGCCGCCTGCTCGACCGACGCGGGCTCGACACCCTCGCCGACCATGGCGACACCCTCGTTGATGAAGTGGCCGATGACGCGTGAGGTGAAGAAGCCGCGCGAGTCGTTGACGACGATCGGGGTCTTCTTGATCCGGCGCACCAGGTCGAAGGCGCGTGCCAGGGCCTCGTCGCCGGTCTTCTCGCCCTTGATGATCTCGACGAGCGGCATCTTGTCGACGGGAGAGAAGAAGTGCAGCCCGATGAAGTCGGCCGGGCGGGTGACCCCTTCGGCGAGCGCGGTGATGGGCAGCGTCGAGGTGTTGGAGCAGAGCAGCGCGTCGGGGTCGACGATGTCCTGGATCTCCTGGAACACCTTGTGCTTCAGCGCGGTGTCCTCGAAGACGGCCTCGATCACGGCGTCGCAGCCCGCGAGGTCGGCCGGGTCCCCGGTCGGGGTGATGCGGGCCAGCAGTTCGTCGCGCTTCGCCTCCGTGGTGCGGCCCCGGGAGAGCGCCTTGGCGAGGAGCTTCTCGCTGTACGCCTTGCCCTTGGCCGCCGCCTCGACGGTCACGTCCTTGAGGACGACCTCGATGCCGGCGCGTGCGCAGGAGTAGGCGATGCCCGCGCCCATCATCCCGGCGCCGAGCACGGCCACCTTGCGGACCTGGCGCTCCTCGACGCCCGCCGGTCGGCTGGCGCCGGAGTTGACGGCCTGGAGGTCGAAGAAGAACGCCTGGATCATGTTCTTGGCGACCTGGCCGGTGACCAGCTCGGTGAAGTAGCGGGCCTCGATGGTCTGCGCGGTCTCGAAGTCGACCTGCGATCCCTCGACCGCCGCGGCCATGATGTTGCGGGGCGCGGGCATGGGCGCGCCCGCGAGCTGCTTCTTCAGGTTCGCCGGGAAGGCGGGCAGATTGGCCGCGAACTTCGGGTTGGACGGGGTGCCGCCGGGAATCCGGTAGCCCTTGACGTCCCAGGGCTGCTGCGACTCCGGATGGGCGTCGATGAAGGCGCGGGCCTTTTCGAGCATCTCCTCGCGGGTGGCGGCGACCTCGTGCACGAGGCCGTTCTCCAGCGCCCGCTGCGGGGTGTACTGGGTGCCCTGGAGAAGGACCTTCAACAGCGCGTCGGTGATGCCCATCAGCCGTACGGTGCGGGTCACACCGCCGCCGGCGGGCAGCAGGCCGAGGGTGACCTCGGGCAGGCCGATACGGGAGCCGGGGGCGTCCAGCGCGATGCGGTGGTGGGCGGCGAGCGCGATCTCGTAACCGCCGCCGAGCGCGGCGCCGTTGATGGCGGCGACGACCGGTTTGCCGAGGGTCTCGATGCGGCGCAGGGAGTTCTTGATGGCGGTTCCGGCGTCGAACGCCGCCTGGGCGTTCTCGGGACCGATCTTGATCATGTCCTTGAGGTCGCCGCCCGCGAAGAAGGTCTTCTTGGCGGAGGTGTAGATGATGCCCCGGATGGAGTCCTTCTCGGCCTCGGCGCGCTCGGCGACGGCCGCGATGGACTCCTTGAAGCCCTGGTTCATGGTGTTGGCGGACTGGTCGGGGTCGTCCAGTACGAGGGTGACGACGCCGGTCTCGTCCTGTTCCCAGCGGATGGTCGTGCTCTCGGTCATTGCGGTGTTCTCCGTAAGCAGAGGGGCCGGGACGGTCAGAGACGCTCGATGACGGTGGCGATGCCCATGCCGCCTCCGACGCAGAGGGTGGCGAGGCCGTAGCGCTTGTCCTGCCGCTCCAGTTCGTCGATGAGCGTGCCGAGGATCATCGCGCCGGTCGCTCCGAGCGGGTGGCCGAGCGCGATGGCGCCGCCGTTGACGTTGACCTTGTCGAGGCTCAGGCCCATGTCCTTGGCGAAGCGCAGGACGACTCCGGCGAAGGCCTCGTTGATCTCGACGAGGTCGATGTCGTCGATGGTGAGCCCGGCCTTGGCCAGTGCCTTGCGGGTGGCGGGGGCGGGCCCGGTGAGCATGATGGTCGGCTCGGAGCCGGACACGGCGGCGGAGACGATCCGCGCGCGGGGGGTGAGTCCGTAGCGCTCGCCGGTCTCCTTCGAGCCGATCGCGACGAGGGCGGCACCGTCCACGATCCCGGAGGAGTTGCCCGCGTGGTGGACGTGGTCGATCTTCTCGACCCAGTGGTACTTCTGGAGGGCCACCGCGTCGAAGCCGCCCATCTCACCGATCGTCGCGAAGGACGGCTTGAGGGAGGCGAGGGAGTCGGCGGTGGTGCCGGGGCGCATGTGCTCGTCGTGGTCGAGGACGAGCAGGCCGTTGCGGTCCCTGACCGGGACGACGGAGCGGGCGAAACGCTCCTCCTTCCAGGCGATCGCCGCGCGTTCCTGGGAGAGGGCGGCGTACTCGTCGACGTCGCGCCGCGAGAAGCCCTCGACCGTGGCGATGAGGTCGGCTCCGATGCCCTGCGGGGCGAAGCCGGTCTCGAAGCTGGTCATCGGGTCCATGGCCCAGGCGCCGCCGTCGGAGCCCATGGGCACCCGGGACATCGATTCGACGCCACCGGCCAGGACGAGGTCCTCCCAGCCCGAACGCACCTTGGCCGCGGCCAGGTTGACGGCCTCCAGACCGGAGGCACAGAAGCGGTTCTCCTGGACGCCGGCGACGGAGTCCGGGAGCCCTGCGGCGATCGCGGCGATACGGGCGATGTCGGAGCCCTGGTCCCCGAGCGGGCTGACGACGCCGAGGACGATGTCGTCGATGGCCGCCGGGTCGAGGCCGGGGAAACGGTCACGGATCTCATGGATGAGACCGACGACGAGGTCGATCGGCTTGGTGCCGTGCAGGGCGCCGTTGGCCTTGCCGCGGCCGCGCGGGGTGCGGATCGCGTCGTAGACGAATGCTTCGGTACTCAAGGCAGCTGCCTTTCCGGGTCGGTGCTGGGCGGGGTCAGGAGAGCAGCGAGCGGCCGATGATCTCCTTCATGATCTCGGTCGTGCCGCCGTAGATGGTCTGGATGCGGCCGTCGGTGAAAGCCTTGGCGACCCGGTACTCCGTCATGTAGCCGTAGCCGCCGTGCAGTTGGAGGCACCGGTCGGCGACGCGCTTCTGCAGCTCGGTCGCCCACCACTTGGCCATCGAGGCGTGGACGGCGTCGAGCGTCCCCTCGGAGTGGTCGACGATGCACCGGTCGAGGAAGGCCCGGGTCACGGCGCACTCGGTGGCCATCTCGGCGATCTCGAAGCGGATGTGCTGGAGCTTGGAGAGCGGGCGCCCGAAGGCCTCGCGCTCCTTGACGTACCGGGTGGTGATCTCCAGGAGGTGTTCGGCGGCGGCGATCCCGGCGACCGCTATGCCCATGCGCTCCTGGGCCAGGTTGGTCATCAGGTGGATGAACGCGCCGTCGAGCTCACCGAGGAGGTTCTCCTTGGGGACGCGTACGTCGTTGAAGAACAGCTCGGCGGTGTCCTGGGACTTCTGGCCGATCTTGTCGAGGTTGCGGCCCCGCTCGAAGCCCTCGGTACCGCGCTCGACGACGAGCAGCGAGAGGCCCTTGGCGCCGCCCTCCGGTGAGGTCTTGGCCACGACGATCACCAGGTCGGCGAGGATGCCGTTGGAGATGAAGGTCTTCGATCCGTTGAGGAGCCAGTGGTCGCCCTTGTCCTCGGCGCTCGTGCGGATGCCCTGGAGGTCGGAGCCCGCGCCGGGTTCCGTCATGGCGATGGCGGTGATGGTCTCGCCGCTGCAGAAGCCGGGCAGCCAGCGCCGCTTCTGCTCCTCGGTGGCGAGACCGGTGAGGTAGGGGCCGATGATGTCGTTGTGCAGGCCGAGCGCGAGCCCGGACACCCCGGCCCGGGTGAACTCCTCGGCGAGAACGGCGCTGTAGCGGAAGTCGGCGTTGCCGCCGCCCCCGTACTCCTCGGGGACCGCGAGGCCGAGCAGCCCCTGGCGGCCGGCCGCGAGCCAGGCCTCCCGGGAGACGACGCCGTCCTTCTCCCACTGCTCGTAGTGCGGGAGGACCTCCTTGGCGAGGAAGGTGCGGACGGTCTCGCGGAACGCGTCGTGCTCTTCGGTGAAGATCTGCCGCTGCACTTCAAGCCCCCTGGAGCCAGTTCTTGACGGTGGAGATCAGCCGCGCCGGCTCGGGGCCGGCAGGGGTGACGTTGAGCATGGTGACTCCGGCCTCGCGGAACGCCTCGATACGGTCGCGTACGTACCCCTCGGGGCCGCAGAGCGTCATGAGCTCGCAGAACTCGTCCGGGACCGCGGCCTCGGCCTCCTTCTTCTTCCCGGAGAGGTAGAGCTCCTGGATGGTGGCGGCCTCCTTCTCGTAGCCGTAGGCGACGGCGAGGTCGTTGTAGAAGTTCTTGCCGGGCGCGCCCATGCCGCCGACGTAGAGCGCGATCTGCGGACGGGCGAGATCGCGGAGGGCGGCGGCGTCGTCGCCGATGGCCAGCAGGCCGCCCGCGACGGTCTGCAGCGGGCCGAGTGCGGGGTCGCGCTTCGCCGCGCCCTCGGCCAGGGCCGTGCCCCAGACCTGCTGGGCCTTCTCCGGGATGTAGAGGGTGGGCAGCCAGCCGTCGGCGATCTCGGCGGTCAGCCGGACGTTGGCCGGGCCCAGCGAGGCGACGTAGAGCGGGATGGTGTCACGCACCGGCCGGGTGAGGATCTTCAGCGGCTTGCCGAGCTTGCCGCCCTTCTCCTTCGGCAGGGGCATGTCGGTGATGCCGTGGTGGTCGATGACCTCGCGGCGCCAGATCCGGCGGCAGAGCTCGACGGTCTCGCGGGTCCGGCCGAGCGGCCTGTCGTACGGCTTGCCGTGCCAGCCCTCCACGACCTGCGGGCCCGAGGCACCGAGTCCGAGCAGCGCACGTCCGCCCGATACGGCGTCGAGCCCCGCTCCGGTCTGGGCGATGAGGGCGGGGGTGCGGGAGTAGACGTTGAGGATCGCCGCGCCGATCCTCAGGCGTTCGGTGCGGGCGGCGAGGTAGCCCATGAGGGTGGGCGAGTCGAAGCCGTACGCCTCGGCGACCCAGACGGCGTCGAGTCCGGCGGACTCGAGTTCCGCGACCTCGTCGCAGGCGGCGCGCGGGTCGCCCGCGTAGTTCAGCGGCAGGGAGAGTTCCATCAGCCGGTCGTTTCCTTCCCGGTGGTCAGCAGGCCCGGCAGGTCCCACTCCTCGGCGACGGCCTCGGTGTCCGCTCCGGGCAGCGCGGGTGCGCTGCGTACGGAGACGGGGGTCGCGGAGAAGCGTGGCGCTGGGGCGGGCTGGGTGAGTCCGCCGTGCTCCACGTAGGTGGAACGGGCGGCGAGGTGGGGGTGGCGGGGTGCCTCACGGAGCGAGAGGACGGGAGCCACACAGGCGTCCGTCCCCTCGAAGATCTCGGTCCACTCGGCGCGCGTACGGGTGCTGAAGCGGTCGGCGACCAGGGCACGCAGTTCCTCCCAGCGTCCGAGGTCGTTGCGGTCGGGGGCCTCGTCCCCGAGTCCGAGGAGCCCGGCGAACTCCTCGTAGAAGCGTGGTTCCAGGGCCCCGACCGCCATGTAGCCGCCGTCGGAGGTCTCGTAGGAGCCGTAGAAGGGGCAGCCGCCGTCGAGGAGGTTGGAGCCGCGCCGGTCCTGCCAGCTGCCGGCCGCCAGCATGCCGTGGATCATCGTCGCGAGATGGGCCGCGCCGTCGACGATGGCCGCGTCGACGACCTGTCCGGTCCCCTGCGTACGGGCGTGCTGGAGGGCGGCGAGCACGCCTACGACGAGGTAGAGCGAGCCGCCCGCGTAGTCGCCGACCAGATTGGCGGGGACCGTGGGCGGTTCGCCGGATCTGCCGATCATGGACAGGGTGCCGGTGAGGGCGATGTAGCCGATGTCATGTCCTGCCCGTTCGGCCAGCGGCCCGTCCTGGCCCCAGCCGGTCATCCGCCCGTAGACGAGCCGCGGATTGCGTTCCAGGCAGGCGTCGGGCCCGACGCCTAGGCGTTCGGCGACGCCGGGCCGGTAGCCCTCGATCAGGATGTCGGCGCGCTCGACGAGGTCGAGCACCTGCCCGGCTCCGCCCTCGGCCTTCAGATCGACGAGGACCGACCGCTTGTTGCGGTTGGTGAGATCGAAGGCGGGTTCGATACCGATCACCGAACCTCCGGGCCGGTCGACGCGCACCACGTCGGCGCCGAGGTCGGCGAGGAGCATCGCGGCGAACGGGCCGGGGCCG from Streptomyces sp. QL37 harbors:
- a CDS encoding acetyl-CoA C-acetyltransferase, translating into MSTEAFVYDAIRTPRGRGKANGALHGTKPIDLVVGLIHEIRDRFPGLDPAAIDDIVLGVVSPLGDQGSDIARIAAIAAGLPDSVAGVQENRFCASGLEAVNLAAAKVRSGWEDLVLAGGVESMSRVPMGSDGGAWAMDPMTSFETGFAPQGIGADLIATVEGFSRRDVDEYAALSQERAAIAWKEERFARSVVPVRDRNGLLVLDHDEHMRPGTTADSLASLKPSFATIGEMGGFDAVALQKYHWVEKIDHVHHAGNSSGIVDGAALVAIGSKETGERYGLTPRARIVSAAVSGSEPTIMLTGPAPATRKALAKAGLTIDDIDLVEINEAFAGVVLRFAKDMGLSLDKVNVNGGAIALGHPLGATGAMILGTLIDELERQDKRYGLATLCVGGGMGIATVIERL
- a CDS encoding 3-hydroxyacyl-CoA dehydrogenase NAD-binding domain-containing protein produces the protein MTESTTIRWEQDETGVVTLVLDDPDQSANTMNQGFKESIAAVAERAEAEKDSIRGIIYTSAKKTFFAGGDLKDMIKIGPENAQAAFDAGTAIKNSLRRIETLGKPVVAAINGAALGGGYEIALAAHHRIALDAPGSRIGLPEVTLGLLPAGGGVTRTVRLMGITDALLKVLLQGTQYTPQRALENGLVHEVAATREEMLEKARAFIDAHPESQQPWDVKGYRIPGGTPSNPKFAANLPAFPANLKKQLAGAPMPAPRNIMAAAVEGSQVDFETAQTIEARYFTELVTGQVAKNMIQAFFFDLQAVNSGASRPAGVEERQVRKVAVLGAGMMGAGIAYSCARAGIEVVLKDVTVEAAAKGKAYSEKLLAKALSRGRTTEAKRDELLARITPTGDPADLAGCDAVIEAVFEDTALKHKVFQEIQDIVDPDALLCSNTSTLPITALAEGVTRPADFIGLHFFSPVDKMPLVEIIKGEKTGDEALARAFDLVRRIKKTPIVVNDSRGFFTSRVIGHFINEGVAMVGEGVEPASVEQAAAQAGYPAKVLSLMDELTLTLPRKIRIETRRAVEEAGGTWATHPADEVVDRMVDEFGRPGRSGGAGFYEYGEDGRRGALWPGLREHFTKPAADIPFEDMKERMLFSEALDSVRCLEENVLMTVADANIGSIMGIGFPAWTGGVLQYINGYEGGLPGFVARARQLAERYGDRFLPSAYLVEKAEKGETFHD
- a CDS encoding CaiB/BaiF CoA-transferase family protein — encoded protein: MATTGHGPQGPLTGVRVVELAGIGPGPFAAMLLADLGADVVRVDRPGGSVIGIEPAFDLTNRNKRSVLVDLKAEGGAGQVLDLVERADILIEGYRPGVAERLGVGPDACLERNPRLVYGRMTGWGQDGPLAERAGHDIGYIALTGTLSMIGRSGEPPTVPANLVGDYAGGSLYLVVGVLAALQHARTQGTGQVVDAAIVDGAAHLATMIHGMLAAGSWQDRRGSNLLDGGCPFYGSYETSDGGYMAVGALEPRFYEEFAGLLGLGDEAPDRNDLGRWEELRALVADRFSTRTRAEWTEIFEGTDACVAPVLSLREAPRHPHLAARSTYVEHGGLTQPAPAPRFSATPVSVRSAPALPGADTEAVAEEWDLPGLLTTGKETTG
- a CDS encoding LLM class F420-dependent oxidoreductase; the protein is MELSLPLNYAGDPRAACDEVAELESAGLDAVWVAEAYGFDSPTLMGYLAARTERLRIGAAILNVYSRTPALIAQTGAGLDAVSGGRALLGLGASGPQVVEGWHGKPYDRPLGRTRETVELCRRIWRREVIDHHGITDMPLPKEKGGKLGKPLKILTRPVRDTIPLYVASLGPANVRLTAEIADGWLPTLYIPEKAQQVWGTALAEGAAKRDPALGPLQTVAGGLLAIGDDAAALRDLARPQIALYVGGMGAPGKNFYNDLAVAYGYEKEAATIQELYLSGKKKEAEAAVPDEFCELMTLCGPEGYVRDRIEAFREAGVTMLNVTPAGPEPARLISTVKNWLQGA
- a CDS encoding acyl-CoA dehydrogenase family protein — its product is MQRQIFTEEHDAFRETVRTFLAKEVLPHYEQWEKDGVVSREAWLAAGRQGLLGLAVPEEYGGGGNADFRYSAVLAEEFTRAGVSGLALGLHNDIIGPYLTGLATEEQKRRWLPGFCSGETITAIAMTEPGAGSDLQGIRTSAEDKGDHWLLNGSKTFISNGILADLVIVVAKTSPEGGAKGLSLLVVERGTEGFERGRNLDKIGQKSQDTAELFFNDVRVPKENLLGELDGAFIHLMTNLAQERMGIAVAGIAAAEHLLEITTRYVKEREAFGRPLSKLQHIRFEIAEMATECAVTRAFLDRCIVDHSEGTLDAVHASMAKWWATELQKRVADRCLQLHGGYGYMTEYRVAKAFTDGRIQTIYGGTTEIMKEIIGRSLLS